Within the Thalassotalea ponticola genome, the region TTCGGCTAACATCTGTTGCCATTGCGCATCGCTGATTGCGCGCTTCGATGATGACTCTTTCGAGGGCTCGTCTATTGCGGCAATCTCTGTCAATACATCACGTAGCGCTTGTCGCAATGCATCGATATTTAATTGACTGCAGTCATCGCACGTACTAGCGAATCGTTCGAGTTGTTCAGCCTGCTGCTGCAATTGATGGGCGCCAATATTACCCGCTAACCCCTTTAACGTGTGCAGTAAACGTTGTACTTCGGTTAAATTGTTATCATCGATTAGCTGTTGCAACTGATGGTCGGTGTGTTGCTGATTTTGATGAAATTTAACTAGCAGTTTGTGATATAGGGTCGCATCGTTTAGGGTTCGATTTAAACCGTCTTGTCGGTCAATAAAACGCCAATCTTGCGGAAGTTCTAGCTCGCTGTGCAAGCGAGGCTGCTCTATAGAGGGGCGGTCGCTATCGACCGAGATCCACTTGGCCATGGTGTTAAATAAGTTATTGACGTTAATGGGTTTGGGGATGTGGTCGTTCATACCCGCTTGGATTGCTTTTTCACGATCACCGGCCATGGCATTGGCGGTCATAGCCAAAATGGGTAGTTGCTTAAATTTGTGTTGTTGACGCAATATTTTGGTCGCGGTATAGCCATCCATAATCGGCATCTGACAATCCATCAATACCCCGTCAAAGGGCTCTTTTTGGATGCGCTCAATGGCCTCCTGACCATTGCTTGCAATACAACACTCAATGCCGTTATTGGTTAGCAGCCCGACAATGAGTTCTTGGTTTATGTCATTGTCTTCAACCGCTAAAATACGCGCCCCTTGTAACGCTTTGATGCTCTCTTTGTTGATTTCTCTGCGAGAGTTGTGATGCCGCTTTTTAATTGTCGATCCCATGACGTCATTTATTGCATCGTTTAGGCTCGAAGCGGTTACCGGTTTGGTTAATATCGCCGCTATTTTTACCTCGTCGGTGTGCAAATCAAGCTCTTCACGACCGTAGGCAGTAATCATAAAAATCACTGGTTGCTGGGCTAGTGCTAACGAATGTTGAATCTTGTGAGTGGTCTCAATACCATCCATTTGTGGCATTTGCCAGTCAATGATAACCAGCTGATACGGTGTCGTTTTATCCGCTTGTTGAATCATTGTTAACGCGGTCAGTGCGTTATCCACGGTATCTACCAGATAGCCCAAGCTGGTTAACATATTGGCAAAAATAACACGCGCATGAGGGTTGTCATCGATAACAAGAATTTTGTCGATGTGCTGATGTCTGGTCGGTTTTGGTTGGTTATCGGTTTTTTGTCGTTTTAAAGTGATCGAAAAACTGAAGGTACTGCCTTGATCTGGTTCGCTTTTTAGGCTTATTTCACCGCCCATCAGCCTCACTAATTTTTGCGAAATAACCAAGCCCAAACCGGTACCACCGTGTTTACGTGTCGTTGAGGCATCGGCTTGGGTAAATGGTTGGAACAATTTTTTTTGCTGCTTGCGGCTTATACCAATGCCGGAGTCAATAACGCTAAACTCAATTCCGGCGTAATCTTGGTTGGTGAACTGGCGGCGAATTCTAATGATTACGTCACCTTTATCGGTAAATTTGACCGCGTTGCTGGCGAGGTTGATCAATACTTGGGTTAACCTAAGCGGATCGCCGATTAATCGCATGGGCAAATTGGGTTCAATATCAAATAACAGTTCCAATTTTTTTTCTTCAGCCTTAATGCTGATAAAGTTGGCCACGTTATCAAGGATATCGGCGAGATTGAAATCGGTTTCTTCAACATCCAATTTTCCGGCTTCAATTTTTGAAAAATCTAAGATGTCGTTGATAATACCCAACAGCGACTCAGCACTGCGATGCACCCGATCGATATAATTGCGCTGCTGTTTGTTTAGATCGGTTTCTAAGGCTAAGTGTGACATACCAATGATGGCATTCATCGGGGTGCGAATTTCGTGAGACATATTGGCGAGGAAATCAGACTTGGCCTGGTTGGCTTCTTCAGCCAGTTGCTGTGCTTTTAAATAATCCAATTCCAGCTGTTTGCGCTCTGTAATATCAATGTGTACACCGGAAACGCGAGTGGCACGACCATTGTTGTCGGTCTCTGTTATACGGCCAACGTCTAATATCCATTTGCAATTATCAGGATCTGTTCCCAATCTCAATTCTTCTTTAAACTCGGTTCGCTGTCCGCGCAAGTACTCGGTCATTCGCTGCTCGGCAAACTCCTTGTCTTCAGGGTGAATGTACTTTCCCCAAGCGTTGGCACTGTCGTACAGGGTAAACCAATCTTTTTCTTCTTCGATAAAGTCACTGTTGTGTCCCAAACCTAGCATATTGGCACTAATCTTGTTGATTTTGATAATGCTTTTATCGGGGAAAAACTCCCATAGACCGATACGCGCCCCATAGGTTGCTGCATCGAGTCGTTCTTCGCTTTGTTTGAGCTTGAGCTCTTGTTCATGCCGCTCGGTAATGTCGCGCATAATACCAATAAATACGGTTTTTCCTTCTAATTCACTCTCCTTAATCGACAACTCCATTGGAAATACATCGCCACTTTT harbors:
- a CDS encoding PAS domain S-box protein, yielding MDNESILAAVVLLVALLIFVVLKVHQQTQQDPPRFLADTQSRQLIAGALMIFLIIISVIINYGLHMLREQMQQQAATSLSTVIQTTDSSLDAWYQNQVSSLQLFSQRDKTVELVAALLAKAKQANETSSSTNTYIEELRQRFHALPTDPQRLDFFIVGNDDMEYASLTDDNLNTTSFLATQHRASLQQAFAGKTLMIGPVRSQTSLHLVQKGLGAHNTTLFFVGPVRDKNNRVIAVIAFRIDPFLELFKLVTSGRVGSTGETYLVNQQGIIASPSRFESQLTDIGLLASGQSSILNIKSADPEQQLDSASLPNAQQQSQWPLTFSAEAVLKGTEGLNAKGYRDYRGVKVLGAWRYNSDLQLGLVSEISLQEVQQGYLQLRYTILAVLASIIVLTVLLANIALNIVRRMNNRLLQTNSELEKRVAMRTKELSDREARLWDLYQNSPVAYATLKHDGSIAKHNKVFAQLTGYSTEQISQLTWQQLLPANDSKHNGMALLDSARDGLSQQDVVIDLANAKSQTIKVSVSAVPAKQGREVRVSLVDVTQREKALAKLTQNEQQFRSMVSNIPGVVFRFYFGSDFYSRSELVFVSPKIVELTGHPPAKFVGKDADLNFRDFVHSDDKASLEALISKSFKDLKPFATTLKITDKHQHIRTVQLKAGALIDTVSQSKYFDGVMIDITEQESLKTELLKSESRYRSILDSVAEGVVVVDKQGRIQEFSTAAQRIFGYTREQVIGQNISLIQPQQQQNIDEQRAQHFDNKQRPWVVEQGGEVLARRKSGDVFPMELSIKESELEGKTVFIGIMRDITERHEQELKLKQSEERLDAATYGARIGLWEFFPDKSIIKINKISANMLGLGHNSDFIEEEKDWFTLYDSANAWGKYIHPEDKEFAEQRMTEYLRGQRTEFKEELRLGTDPDNCKWILDVGRITETDNNGRATRVSGVHIDITERKQLELDYLKAQQLAEEANQAKSDFLANMSHEIRTPMNAIIGMSHLALETDLNKQQRNYIDRVHRSAESLLGIINDILDFSKIEAGKLDVEETDFNLADILDNVANFISIKAEEKKLELLFDIEPNLPMRLIGDPLRLTQVLINLASNAVKFTDKGDVIIRIRRQFTNQDYAGIEFSVIDSGIGISRKQQKKLFQPFTQADASTTRKHGGTGLGLVISQKLVRLMGGEISLKSEPDQGSTFSFSITLKRQKTDNQPKPTRHQHIDKILVIDDNPHARVIFANMLTSLGYLVDTVDNALTALTMIQQADKTTPYQLVIIDWQMPQMDGIETTHKIQHSLALAQQPVIFMITAYGREELDLHTDEVKIAAILTKPVTASSLNDAINDVMGSTIKKRHHNSRREINKESIKALQGARILAVEDNDINQELIVGLLTNNGIECCIASNGQEAIERIQKEPFDGVLMDCQMPIMDGYTATKILRQQHKFKQLPILAMTANAMAGDREKAIQAGMNDHIPKPINVNNLFNTMAKWISVDSDRPSIEQPRLHSELELPQDWRFIDRQDGLNRTLNDATLYHKLLVKFHQNQQHTDHQLQQLIDDNNLTEVQRLLHTLKGLAGNIGAHQLQQQAEQLERFASTCDDCSQLNIDALRQALRDVLTEIAAIDEPSKESSSKRAISDAQWQQMLAELTQMLADYDSQAGDFLQSQYDKFEQRSDAAWLKKLTTAVENYDYDQALSLIAQQGSATP